aactcaaaaacttaacattaaaaaaagaaaaacacaataaatgggcaaaagaacaaaacttctcaaaagaaacacaaatggccaacaaatatataataaatgttcaacatctttagcaattagggaaacacaaatcaaaactacaccaagGTTTTgtctcacttcagttagaatggcaatgatcaagagtacaattaataataaatgctggtgtggatgtgtgtgtgtgtggggggggaatttcacacttgtacactgttggtgaaactccagactagtacaaccactctggaaagcaatatggagattcctcaaaaaaactaggaatggaatcatcatATGACCTAGCTATGTTTCTCTTTGGTATTTTTCCCAAAGATCTAAACTGGCATACTACAGCTATTTGACAGCCACTTCATtctttatagcaacacaattcacaatagccaagttatggaaacaacccagatgctTGTCAATAGACAAATGGAGTTCTATGtagtcataaaaaaagaatgaaattatggcatttgctggcaaatggatagaaatggagaatatcatgctaagtgaaattaagcAAACTCAGAAAccgttgagagccacagcagtccaaggggccccagcaaacttccagctgccagctgatgattggctcacagcggccccagcaaacttctagctgccaactgattggctcctctgcggtgatgctcattgggttgtttccccgccctttcagaccacagagctgctcattgggggactttttttggctctgcccatgcgacccagccaatcggcctcaagagcaggaggagtgggggaggttgagatgcttgtgggaagccagtggtggcagttgggctctgagggttttcatgaagagctgtgtggtgccgtgtgtgtgttctaaaaataaagttcgtttcttttgacaagtggctcctgaattgtgcccagccagactgcagcaagaaactcaaatgttaaatgttttctctcatttgaagAGGCTAGAGCAAAATAAAAGGGGGATAGGAGGATTGGATAACAAAGAACTAATCAAATAtaaatagatgagcaaaaggaagtctagtagagaaagaagaatgggagagggaagggaggacaggagggaaaatGGTGAGATCATGAATTGAAATCGATTTCTATGCATTATCAGTTTGTTGGGTTGGACCCAACTACTATATATAACCAGAAAGGACttattaaaaaatctattcagcTACTATTCTATATATCTTGATTTAGGGAGTTTAAAACATTTATGTTTAAAGTAtctattgaaatagaaaaaaacttatTGCCATTTTATACACTAGTTTAtgttttatgattgtttttgtgtttttcctctcttgctatgttactttaagatattttatacTGATGTGCTTTGGTTTGTGTCTCTTTTCTTTTGTGCATTTTCTGTAGATATTTTGTGGTTAACATTATACTTATACAAAATATCTTCTTGTTATAATAGTCTATTTTAAGTTAATAACAAGTTAAATCACATGCAAAACTTCTACACTTTTATCCCCTACACTCACTTTGTTATTAATGCCATAGTTTACACCTTTGTGAATTACATATTCACAgtttatgtttataattatttttaatacttttaacttttttttaagagtgtgtgtgtgtgtgtgtgtgtgtgtgtgtgtgtgtgtgtgtgtgagagagagagagagagagagagagagagagagagagagagagttagtttaatatttttttttttttttagttttcggtgggcacaacatttttgtatgtggtgctgagaatcgaacccaggctgcacgcatgccaggcgagcgctctaccacttgagccacatccccagcccaatactttTAACTTTTATACTGGAATTAAAATTGACACCCAGTCATCacaatattaaatattctgtttgtCTATAAATTTACTTTTACGAGAGATTTACACTTCCATTTTGCTTTCTTGCATTCATTTGTTTTCCACTTGAAGGACTCCTGTTAGCATTTCTTCTAGGGGCTTTATTTGGGAAAgtcttatattttcttcatttttgaaagactttttttttttttagaacataataccattttttttctttcatttctttgaatatatCATCCCAATCCCTCTGGCTTGCAGGTTTCTGTTAAGAAATCCAATGAGAGTCTCATGGTGGCTTCCTTATATATAATAacttctcttgctgctttcaaatctcttcattgatttttgaaaatttgtcaTGCTAGTCAGTTCAGAATGATTTGTGTTCATTCTTTGAGATTCTTTGGGTTTTATGAATCTGGAAATTTCATTTCCCTCCCCAGATCTGTGATGTTTCTGGCAATCATTCATTCTTATAAGCCTTTTGCCCCCTTTTCTGTTTTTACCTTTGGAACTCACACAGTGTCTGTGTTGGTTAGCTTGAATgaaattctataatttcattaggatttcttcattattttaatttttttctttttgtttctctgactCAATTATTTCAAATGATCTATCTTTGAGATTGCTCATTCTTTATTCTGCTTGAGCAGGTCTGCTATTAAAACCTTCCAGTGaattttttccatttactatATTCTTCAGTGTCatgatttgtcttttttaataGGTGCTTTCTCTGTGTTGATATTCTCAATTTAtcattttcctgatttcattTAGTTATTTATCTGTGTTCTTTTGTGACTCTCTGACCATTTTTAAgatgattattttgaatttatcatCTGATATTGCATAGATCTCCATTTCCTTAGAGTCTATTTCTGGAgatttattttgtacatttgattACATCatgtttctctgatattttgTGTTCCTTAcagctttgattttttaaaatgcagatacaAAAATCAGCCACCTCTTTTAGTCTTTACAAATCTGTTGTAACCTGGAAAACCCTTGACCAATGAGCTGAGTATAGGTTATAGAGGCCTCTCAACCTTTTTGTATGGATTTATCTTCTTTGGAATCGATTACATTTTAAGTCAAAGGGATTTATTATTTTGAGCTTGTCTCTTTCCTCCTCGATGTTTGACTTCTGTACTGTATGATGAGGTGTTGGAAGCATACTCCTTGCTTTTACTGCTTTCCTTGGAGAAATTTTTTCACATTCTCCCAATCTCACAGAGGAGTGCAAAAAGCCCCCTTTCAGTTGTTCTTAGCTGCCAGTCTTCAGCACTATGGGTGAGGCAAGAAAGAATCTGGTCCATTGCCAGCACACTGAAAGGATTGGGCACTGAAAGTATGCTGCAATCCTCCTCGTTCTCATGACTCTGGTTCTGTACTTTCTCTCAGTCTCACAGAACTTTTCCAGTTGCAGCAAACCACCAGCTCATTGTCCTTTGTACTTAACTGCCCAAGCATTTCAACTGCCAATTCTGCCTGTGCTTCATGGGAgtcaaaaatagaaaacaagttCTCTGGAAGTACAAGGAAAGTCTGGAATGCTAGAGCTATGTACCACTCTCACTTTCCTCCCAATGGAAAATTTGTTGGTCAAAGCAATCTCTCTCCATGTTGAACTGTTCTATGCATGACATAGGCTGGTATGAATAAACAGATATCACTCCTTTTACACTTTTCAATTCTCAGTGTGGCTGTTTTCAGTTATGGTGCTCATCTGGAGTCTCAAACCTTCTTAGATTTATGACTTCCCATAAAAGTATTTTGACCCACCTATCATCATTAACTTAGTGTTTCTGTGGAGGAATGAGGGCTGGGGTATCGTATTCCTCCATCTTTCTCAtatctgtggattttattttatacattgctCCACTTCTGCCAGTTCATGTCTGCCCTCTTCCCCCAAATGTGATAAAACCtggtagtttataaaatattgacACCTAAGTGAcattacttttcctttttaattcagAGAATTTATATATTAGGCCTTCCTTGAGTTACACTCTGATGAGTGCAAATACTATGATATATTGCAAACAATAAGTGAATACACAATTTCTAGGTGTACTTTTTCATCTAGATAAGTATTTATATTCTCAATAGCCTCCTTCTGTCACCCTTCCAAACACACCATCCCCAAGACAGAGTAAAGTTGTACTGGATGTTGCCATGTGTTATCTTTTCTGCTCATCTCACTCTTTACTTAAGTCCCTACTCAATTGACCATTTCTCATTATTTCTACATACAACTTACAAAAATAGCTCCCACTACCTTGTTATCTCTCccctttttagttatactttattttacattatttgttcatttgtttattgtatTCTCCCAAAATTTTATGAGCTCCAATGTGTgaacattatttattattcacAAACATATTTGGCAATATTGCCTAAAATGGTGTCTGTCACTAGAAAACActcatatttgttgaataaatgctCTGATTTACAAGAGAGTTTATAAtgtagtataaaaagaaaaaaaaacagagaagatcCACCTTACCTCCATAATTGAATTAAATGAGTATGAAACTGGAGTGAGTCTTAAATTTGGGCATCCAAAGATACAGGGACTCTAGTCTCCATATTAGTTTTATAGGGCTGCTacaacaaagtaccacaaactagatctttaaacaacaaaaatacttttttttcatgtatctggaGTCGTACAAAGTTAAATATTactatatcaaaatgaacttcactgttatgtataactatttctttttaaaaatcacatttggcactgtgtgtgtgtgtgtgtgtgtgtgtgtgtgcgcgcgcgtgcgtaATTTTAGTTTGTAAACTATACCTCAAAGCTGggggcaaaaaagaaaacattaaaaagggaaCAATCTTGATATCTTACTCTTTTGTTGATTGATCCTTTCTTCTAAGCCAATAGCCCTAATCATTTTAATTCTTCAGTTTTCTTAGAATCAACACACAACCTTGAGGAATGCTTCCTTTCTGCCCTTATCCAATTTATGAGAATCTGTACACTTAATCATCCAACAAGATGTACGACCCTCTCTTTTTAAGGACCTTTGTgtattctaatatttaaaaacaagaatggGAACTTGTCCTGTTGCTTAGGACTTTTATAAAGGAACAGATAACCCATCATTTCCATAACTGCAGGCTTATTGAAGAGGTCTGACATCAATTTGTGAGGGACAAAGAatgcttttgttttgcttttttattcttgTTAAAGATATTTATGGCCATTGTACTGCTCTAAGAAAGGAGTGGTCTATTaccaataattaataattatagtTATCATTCATTCTGCCCTGttatataaatatcaatttaaGTGTTTATGCACATTATAAGATGAATTTTTAACTCCTCCCAAAAAGAGGCAGATTTTAtagtgtgttttaattttatttagggCACATAGCAAAGAGCTTTTCACATAGTGGAGCtttcatatatatgaattgtatgtgcatacacacatacacacatatatactaaatatattaatatattcatagGCTAGCTCATATTTAtatctttaatgttttctaaattggtttgtttgttattttgaatAGGTTTCATAATTTTTTCCTAGGACgtgaaaaccaaagaaaaatcatCTAGAATCTTACAAAGACTCATGTTAGATTTTAATCATTAATGATGCTATGAATTCTTAAGCTGCGTgctaaacatacacacacaattaaaaatgGCTGTTAAAAtattgggatatagctcagttggtagagtgattgccttacatgcacaaggccctgggttcaatccctggtaccacaaaaaaataaataaataaaatgttgtgaaactcttgaaagaaaaaataagaactatTGTTTGCAAAAAATCCCTCACCCTCAGGGCAGTAGGGTGAAGAGAGGATGATAGAACATAAGGTGTGGCCATTTGAATAAGAAAATTGTGCATTATTCTactaataataaatgttatactTCATTTTGCCTTGTCATATAATTGTCAATTTAAGTGTTTGTGTGCATTAAAAATTTTAGGgtctgaggctgtggctcagaggtagagtgctaacctagcatgtgtgaggccctgggttcgatcctcagcaccacataaagataaataaataaagatattgtttccatctacaattaaaaatttttttaaaaaatttaaactcctCTAATAAAGGGATAGTATTTATTCTGGGTTCTATTTTCAtccaaaaccctagaaaaggtgcatatatttatatatgtatgtatatgctgAATATATTGCAGATGTATAATGTATGCATATCTTATACACACAAattatctcatatattttataatatatcttATATGTCTATAATATAtggatataatatatatcatacataaatccTATAATTAATATTTCCAGACTTGGTATGATTCTCATTCCtaacaaattttttttgttaGGAAGCTAAAACCAAAGAAAGATCATGTTAGACTTAATGATTCTATAAATTCTTAAGTTGTGTGCTAATCAAACACACAATTAAAATGTCCCATTAAAATACTGCGAaaactatggaaatcagtgtggagattcctcagaaaacttgggaggGACctaccacttgacccagctatcccactcatcagtttatacccaaaggagttaaaatctgCATGAGACAGTGATgaagctacatcaatgtttatagtagctccattcacaatagctactatggaaccaacatagttgctcttcaatagattaatggataaagaaaatgtggtatatatacatggtggaatattactcagccttaaagaataaaaaatatggcatttgccagtaaatggatggagctagagaataaaatgctaagtaaaataagccaaactaaaagaaccaaaggccaaatgttttcttgatatgcagatactaatttacaataaggggggagggctagggaagaatactttggattagacagagggttgagaagggaggggagggagtacGAGGGTAGGAAGtatggtagaatgaatcagacattattaccctatgtgtataTAAGATTACATGACTGGTGCAACCCTACATCATATGCAATCACAAGAATAAGGAGTTACATTCCATTTATGTATCATGTGTCCAAATGCATTATATTGTCATGtatactaattagaacaaataaaaaatgtagggACTGGGAAGTGCAGACTTATTACATAATTAGATGGCATTACCTTGTCAAACTAAAAATGcatattcaaaggaaatgtgCAAATATGTATAAGAATGCAATGCAATATCCAAATATGGCTCAATTTTGAAATATGATTAAATATAGATATGATTATTTTGGGGCtgtaggtgctggggattgaactgaagggcactcagccttattttgtgttttatttagagacagggtctcaccgagttgcttagggccttgcttttgccgaggctggctttgaactcgtgatcctcctgtcttagcctcccaagctgctgggattacaggtgtgcaccagtacACCCAGCaacatgattctttttttaaaatcattcatgttctcAAATGAGCAGAAAGTTATTATCGTTTGTgaacttctaaaataaatattatataagcataaatattttcagtattaaaaaataaaaataaaatactgtgagAATACTTGgtgggagaaaaataaagcactattgtttggggaaaaaaaaacattctcagGAGTGTAGGGTAAAAGAAGGATGATAGCACATAAGATGATTTGATGTAACTGTGAATTCTTCCTGGGGCAGGATTCAAACCCCTCCTGTTACATATTTTGATGCCCTCAATAGAGTTTATTTCCCCATAACTCAAAATCCCTCATAATTCTTTCACATAATGGCAGCCCAGTCTCTTGCAGTTTTATGTGGCGCTCTTCAGTCTAGACAGGCGTGATTTGCTTTGATATGGAAAGGTGAAGGGGCAAACCCCAGAAGGCTCCCTCCTGAATTTCTCAGACAGGCCTCTTTAACTACTTGCTTGTTGGACCTGCCAACACAAATAAGTGTGAGAGGAATAGAATCAGCTGTCCTGCAAGAGGCTAGAATGCTGGCTTAATCTCAGCCTAATATCAAGTGTGATTGGGTTTTAATGCAGTGGAAGCAATTCCAGAGGGAGATGGAACTGTAGCAACTTGTTTGGATCTAAAATTAGGCTTCAAGGCATGCCTCAGAAGGCTTGAGTTGGGAATAGTCTCTGTGCCATGTCCTGTAGAGAGACTGCCTTGGCATGCTGTCTTTACATTTGCACGTTGTGGTTGTCAACCTGCCATCCTTGGCTGTAATTACCTCTTTCTAACTTATTCTCAAATCAGTATCACATACACTGTAAATTGCCTAGTTCCCATTGCACTTCCTCCACTGGATTTTTAGTGACTCCCATACCCAGTATGCTGTATTAAACAAACTCATCACCACAGATTACTGGCAGTGCTTTCTGAAATGGGTATCCCTCATTACTATTTCCCTACCTCCCTCTTTCTCATTTAAATGAGAATCATTTATATGTTCTACTTAAGACCtaatacactcatacattgctggtgggactgcaaattggtgcaaccactatggaaagaagtatggagattcctcagaaaacttggaatggaaccaccatttgacccagttatcccactcctcagcatataccccaaagacttaaagtcaacatactacagtgacacagccacatcaattttatagcacctcaattcacagtagctaaactatggaaccaagctaGGTGTCCtacaacagatggatggataaagaaaatatgattttataatttatatatatatatatgtgtgtgtgtatatataatacacacacatatacatacatacatatatacaatggaatattactcagccttaaagaataatgaaattatggcacttgctgggaaatggttggaactggagactatcatgataaataagccaatccccaaaacccaaaggccaaatgttctctctgatatgcagatgctaacacataataaggggGCAAAGAATAGAAGAAGCTTAGtagattggacaaaggggaatgaagggaagtgaggGGGATAACAGAATGAATCTGTCTTGACTTACCTATGTACACCATAGGAAatatatgccacagtgaatctctacatcatgtacaaccacaagactgagatcttaattagaataaggtatactccatgtttgtataaatatgtcaaattatactatactgtcatgtacaactgcaaagaactaattttaaaaaagatctaaaaCTGCCTTCCACCATACATGCTTTGGTCCCTTTAGAACCAGAAATGAATTATCTTTGCCTTATTTTTCCTCCTTTGGTGAGGATTTAGGAGAGATCTTGTAGGCAAACCAAgtaaaacaataaaccaaattctTACCCactgcaaattttaaaaacatggattATTAAACACAAATTGCTAATTACATTTCTCTGTTTATGAGAGATGGTAAGGGGGGTGGTGAATAAAGATGTCATTAAGCACCACTAATTACCAATGAAATGATAccagcagggggaaaaaaatcccactgTACTAAaatagtaaaggaaaaaataaagaagcttaATAATATTATTTGATGCATTCATCcaataaagaaaacacattttgagCCTTTCTTCAGAAGACTCCTAGAGGTAATGATGGATGTtgacaattcattttttaaaaccaatgtTTAAACTGTATTATTAGtacatatttgaaagaaaaggaCTCATGGAATGGAAAAAATCTTCCTGGtacagacaaaaaagaaaaaaaaggtcttAATTTCATAGCAATTTTTTAACCACTAAGATAGGAGAGATGCATATTGCTATCCTCAGTATAAATGGGTGCAATTTCTAGCTAAGAATACAATACCATCTCCCCCATTTTCATGGTATTCAGAGTGACATTTTAATTCTCATTACTTTCCTCCTCGATATCTGCCCATTATTATTGCCTTCTGTATAGTACTATTTCCTCATAATGTCTTAAACTTTATGCCATCTAAACATATTTCCTTGTCCAGTATAATTTTGAAACTATTAGTCATGCTAAATTAATTTTAGCCTACAGTGTAGAATACATGTTCTCGAGCCTCTGaaatgtatttgttcatttttaggtgtttcaaagaataaattatattactGGATAATGCAACATAACAATTTCATGCCTCATTGTGCTTTTTATACTGATTGAACTTGTATGCTAAGGGAGCGGTTTTGAAAGTTAACAGCCACAGAGCTCCAAACCCAATGAATTCATGTTCTTTatcaaacaaatatgttgtggcCTGCAGAATTGACAAGAAAAAACAACATAAGTCAATTCCAGAAAGCAAATTGCTTTCCAATTTCTCTAAATCTCCAAATCATTAAGGAATATAATTCTTTTCATTTAAGACCATAGTTTTTAATTAGaccaggagaaaataaatttttcaaaaacaatgaCATTGGCTTTATTTTTCCTTGCACATGAGGAGGAgctaacccacttgaatctaatgtatgaaatatgtcaagagctttgtaatggtttgaacaaccaataaaaaaaagtttaaaaaaaataaaataggagctcctgaaaaaaaaagatcctaaggaaaacaaaattatgtatgtattttcctttttactcCATTTCCCTTCATTCCAGCAAGGCTATGACTTTTGTCCCCATGAATCTGCTGCATGGTGCTTTGGGAAGAAAATGTCTTTCagaggtgaaaaaataaaaatactgttttctgtCTGTGCCATCTTTGACAGGTTAtgtagcatttctttttttttatagttttagtaaGGTGAAATTGGCATGAAATACAtagcatttgtttaaaatatacagtTTGACATGTTTTGACAGCTGTATGTATACTCATATAGCCATCATCACAGTTCaggtaatataaaaatatcaatctCAAAATGCTTCCACATACCCGTTATGGTAGAAGTTaataaaatatagattaaaaatattgataaaaagtATATGTATCAGTTAATGAGTTTGTGTTAGATCCTCACCCCCATGTTGCATTAAGTCAATATTAATGAATAGTTAAGTTCTCAGTGAATCTACTATTTTATGGCTTATTCTTTTCTACCAATAAGTTAAATCTTTTTTCATGACTCTAAGCCTTAAAGTCTCTGGTCTAAGAGACCGAGCTAGTTGGGGAGGAGAGAGCTGGACATTGTAATAAACATACAGACACAAGCCCCAGGATTGGTTGACAGCTGAGCAAATGTTTATGAGTGAGCATGGAGCGAGGGGGCGGGTGTGTGCATCAAAGGCATTAATGTCATTATTGGAAGTGGACCTGAACTTCATCAACATATGATACCAGGGGATGGGGATTTGCAAAATTTCATTGCAAGGAAACCATTGTCTGATGGTACAAAATGGTGTACTGAGACCCTTAGCTCCCAAAAGGAAACTTTGTTTATGAGTCTCCATGGAAGCAATTGGTATAATTGTGTACATGTTTTCAGTCAAAATGTTTGAGATTCATCACTTGTAGGATAACAGACCATGCACAAGTacttgtatagaaaaaaaaaacacaagaaatttataaagaatctaTTTGTGTGTGAGAAAAGGAATggatatggaaaagaaaaagatttatacTACATTTTTCACAGTTAGAAAGAATTCCATGTCGACTAACTGTTTCCCGATTTAAAAATGCCATTTGGTGGTTAGATTGTTTTAAATTCAATCTCACTAGCTTTCtgttaaaatgcatttatataaagctactttctattttttatgctCATTACAGAGGTCTCAAGTCAAAACCTAGAATTTACCAATCTCCTTTGCcactgtcctttttcttttttgcagtctGATTTGCTCATTTTCACTCAATATCCTGCTGTCAATGACAAGAAAGTACTAAAACCACCATGTAAGGTTTAAGTCTACCAACAGTGTGGCAAAGAATGGTATGACCTAGGTAATATATATCATTCCACACAGCCAGCAAGGTAACTGCTGCTTTTTTcttaacataatatctttattttgtttttttatgtggtgctgaggatgaaacccagtgcctcatgcatggtaggcgagagctctacctctgagccacaaccctagccccatgatgctttttgatttttgtttaaagatttgtgtttgaaaaaaaattgtgtttgctACACACAGGCTAAAACTATTTTAATCCATAATCTATGTGTTCTATGACATTAAGCCTGAGATTAATGCAGAGCAATTCAACTTAAATGTGGTATTTCAATACCACCAAATGTTACATTATCTCTTTTAAAACCCTAGCTTACTaatcattttgttaaaattaaggAATGATTTGCTCAGACAAATCACATTTGCTGAAGCTTTATGTTTCTTGGACTCCCATCCTGAAAACCACAGGAATGTTATAGGaaagacacaaaaataatttttaaagagaattatatatcttgatttttttttcaagttaccAACTACCTGCAAAATGAACCAGCACAATttcaaaagagtttttaaaaaatgaggttgCTTATGAAGGCTATAGCTTTGGTGACAACTTAGAACCAAACTTTGGAACTGCAGTTGATCTAGACCTAAACTGTTTGCTCATGCCTGATGACCCCATTTATTTGCAGGGGTTTATGGCTACAACATATTCTTTACTCACTGCACATGTGACAGATCCCTGAACATCTTCAACTGCATTGTACTTTGTTCTATTTCTTTGCCTAGTTCACCTTCTGGCAGTTTAAGATCCTCATGAACTTCACTAGTTTCTGTCAGCAGGGAAAGGTAACCATCCTGAATGTATATCAGTTGATAATCATTTCTCTTAATATTTGGAACATCCATATTGTGAGTAGAAGGGCAAACAtcttgggctagggatataactcagttggtagagtgcttgccttgcatgcacaaggctctgggttcaatccccagcaacacaacacacacacacatgcacacacaaaagaGCAAATATCTTCATGGTTTTTGCCTGTGAAAATATCAATTCCAACAAGGTATACCTTGGCATGACCGTGTTTTCCACTTTGGGAAGTTGACATCTCCACTATTTTGCATTGTCGTCCTTTGAGCACCACAAAGTCATTTTTGCTCAGGGCCAAGCAGTGCATAAGATAAGTGCTGGAAGCCCCCAAATCTCTGGTAGTGAAATCAATATCGTCCACCATGGTGGGCTGGGGAAATGCTAAGTTTTTGAAAGAAACT
This sequence is a window from Ictidomys tridecemlineatus isolate mIctTri1 chromosome X, mIctTri1.hap1, whole genome shotgun sequence. Protein-coding genes within it:
- the LOC101964750 gene encoding eukaryotic translation initiation factor 5A-2, whose translation is MVDDIDFTTRDLGASSTYLMHCLALSKNDFVVLKGRQCKIVEMSTSQSGKHGHAKVYLVGIDIFTGKNHEDICSFVYVCPSTHNMDVPNIKRNDYQLIYIQDGYLSLLTETSEVHEDLKLPEGELGKEIEQSTMQLKMFRDLSHVQ